The nucleotide sequence GCGCGGCGGCCCCGGGAGAGTGGCGCAGATCACACTGAAGTGATTACAATCACACCACCGAGACGCCGCGCGCTCCACCCCTGCTCGCGCATGCGTACAACTCCCTCGCCCCGCACCGTGGGCGTCGATCGGAAGGCAGTCCAGTGACCCTCGTGGACCACACCCGTCCCACCGGCGGACAGTCCGCCGGCTCTCCGCCCCCGGCGGGCCCGGCCGAGGCCGTGATGCTCCAGGTGCTCGACACGGAGGGCCGCCGCCGTCCGCAGCCGGAGCTCGACCCGTGGATCGAGGACGTCGACGCCGCCGCCCTCGCCGCGCTGTACCGCCAGATGGCCGTGGTCCGTCGCCTCGACGTCGAGGCCACGCACCTGCAGCGTCAGGGCGAGCTGGCCCTGTGGCCGCCGCTGCTGGGCCAGGAGGCCGCCCAGGTGGGCTCCGCCGTCGCGCTGCGCCCGGACGACTTCGTCTTCCCGTCCTACCGCGAGAACGGCGTGGCCCTGCTGCGCGGCGTCCCCGCGCTGGACCTGCTGCGGGTGTGGCGCGGCTCCACGTTCTCGAGCTGGGACCCGAACGAGACGCGGGTGGCCACCCAGCAGATCATCATCGGCGCGCAGGCCCTGCACGCCGTCGGCTACGCGATGGGCGTCCAGCGGGACCAGGCGGACGTCGCCACGATCGTCTACTTCGGCGACGGCGCCACGAGCCAGGGCGACGTCAACGAGGCCATGGTCTTCAGCGCCTCCTACCAGGCGCCCGTGGTGTTCTTCTGCCAGAACAACCACTGGGCCATCTCCGAGCCCGTGCGCCTGCAGACCCGCCGCAGCATCGCGGACCGCCCGTGGGGCTTCGGCATCCCGTCGATGCGCGTGGACGGCAACGACGTCCTGGCCGTGCTCGCCGCAACCCGCGCCGCCGTCGAGCGCGCGGCCGACGGGGGCGGCCCCACGTTCGTCGAGGCCGTCACCTACCGCATGGGTCCACACACCACCGCGGACGACCCCACCCGCTACCGGGACGACGCCGAGCTCGAGGCCTGGAAGGCCCGTGACCCGCTGACCCGCGTGGAGGCGCACCTGCGCACCCTCGACGTGGACGTGGACGCCGTGCTTGCACAGGCCCAGGCCGAGGCCGACGAGCTGGCAGCGGAGGTCCGCCGTGCCCTCGAGGCGCTCGAGGAGGACGGCGCGGACAGGCTCTTCGACGAGATCTACGCGGAGCCCCACCAGGAGCTCGAGCGGCAGCGCCGCGAGCACGCCCTCTACCTGCAGCAGTTCGACGACGAGGAGGCGGGCGCGTGAGCGAGCGCATGACCTTCGGCCGTGCGATCAACCGCGGCCTGCACCGTGCCCTGGCCGACGACCCCAAGGTCCTGCTCATGGGCGAGGACATCGGCGCCCTCGGCGGCGTGTTCCGCATCACCGACGGCCTGCAGGCCGAGTTCGGCGAGGACCGGGTGCTCGACACCCCGCTGGCCGAGTCCGGCATCGTGGGCACGGCCATCGGCCTGGCGATGCGCGGCTACCGGCCCGTCGTCGAGATCCAGTTCGACGGCTTCGTGTACCCGGCGTTCGACCAGATCGTGGCGAACCTGGCCAAGCTGCGCGCCCGCACCCGCGGCGCCGTGCCGATGCCGGTGACCATCCGCATCCCCTTCGGCGGCGGCATCGGCTCCCCGGAGCACCACTCCGAGTCGCCCGAGGCCTACTTCCTGCACACCGCGGGTCTGCGCGTGGTCTCCCCGTCCTCCCCGCAGGAGGGGTACGACCTCATCCGCGCCGCGATCGCCTCGGAGGACCCGGTGGTCTACCTCGAGCCCAAGCGTCGCTACCACGACAAGGGCGACGTGGACCTGGGCGTCGCGATCCCGCCGATGAGCCCGGCCCGCATCCTGCGCGAGGGCCGTGACGCCACGCTCGTGGCCTACGGCCCGCTCGTGAAGACCGCCCTGCAGGCCGCCGAGGTGGCGGCCGAGGAGGGTGTCGAGGTCGAGGTGGTCGACCTGCGCAGCCTGTCCCCGCTGGACACCGGCCTCGTCGAGTCCTCGGTGCGGCGCACCGGTCGGCTCGTCGTGGCGCACGAGGCCTCCCGCACGGGCGGCCTCGGCGCCGAGCTCGTGGCCACGGTGGCCGAGCGCGCGTTCCATTGGCTCGAGGCCCCGCCGGTGCGCGTCACCGGCATGGACGTGCCCTACCCGCCGTCCAAGCTCGAGCACCTGCACCTGCCGGACCTCGACCGCATCCTCGACGGCCTGGACCGTGCTCTGGGCCGGCCGAATTCGCTGGACTCCGTGGACGCGTTCGCCGCCCCCGAGACCGCCGAGCAGTTCCTCGCCGCCCAGAACGCCGGGGAGGAGACCCGATGAGCCAGAAGACCTTCCGCCTGCCCGACCTCGGCGAGGGCCTGACCGAGTCCGAGATCGTGACGTGGCGCGTGGCCGAGGGCGACGCGGTGACCGTGAACCAGGTGCTCGCCGACGTCGAGACGGCCAAGGCCGTGGTCGAGGTCTCCAGCCCGTTCGCGGGCGTCGTCGCGGCCCTGCACGGCGCCGAGGGCGAGACCCTCGAGGTCGGCGCGCCCCTGGTGACCTTCACCCTCGAGGGCGCCGAGCCCGACGTCGGCGGGCCCGCCGAGGCCGACGGCCGCGTGCCCACCCTCGTCGGCTACGGCGCCGCGCCGGACACCGGCAAGCCCGGCCGCCGTGCGCGGCGCGGCTCCGCGGCCCCGGCGACATCGGCCGCCCCGGCGGGCGAGCCCGCCCGCGGACAGGCGCCGTCCACGTCGGAGGCGGCCCCGGCCGGTGCCGGGCGCCCGCAGCCCGAGGCCGCCGAGCCCGTCCGCGCGGACGCGGCCCCGGAAGCGGTGCGGGGCGCGGCGTCGGGCGAGCGGCCCCGCTGCACCCCGCCCGTGCGCCTGTACGCGCGCCGCGCGGGCGTGGATCTGGAACAGGTCACCGGCACCGGCGTGGGCGGGGTCATCACCCGCGCGGACGTCGAGGCGTTCCTGGCCGGGGGCGGGCAGCCCGCGGCCGCGGCGACGCCGCCGCAGTCCGGCGCCGAGTCGGGCTCGACCGGGGGCGTCCGCACCCTGGGCGGCCGCCCGCGCACCGAGGCCGTGCCGGTCAAGGGCGTGCGGAAGGCGACGGCGGCGGCCATGGTGCAGTCCGCGTTCACCGCCCCGCACGTGACCGAGTTCCTGCAGGTGGACGTCACCGAGACCATGGAGCTGCTCGCCGAGCTCAAGGCCTCCCGCGAGTTCCGGGACGTCAAGCTCACGCCCATGACGCTCGCCGCCAAGGCGTGCCTCGTGGCGATGGAGCGCACCCCGGACGTCAACGCCCGCTGGGACGAGGCCGCCGGAGCGATCGTGCAGCAGAACTTCGTCAACCTCGGCTTCGCCGCGGCCACCCCCCGCGGGCTGATGGTGCCGAACGTCAAGGACGCCCAGGCGATGAGCCTGGCGGAGCTGGCGGACGCCATCCGCGACCTCACCGGACTCGCCCGCGAGGGGAAGCTGTCCCCGGCGGACCTGGCCGGCGGCACCTTCACGCTCACGAACGTCGGCGTGTTCGGCGTGGACGCGGGCACCCCGATCATCAACCCGGGCGAGGGGGCGATCATCGCGATCGGCCAGGTCCGGCGGATGCCGTGGGAGCACCGCGGCGAGATCGCCCTGCGGGACGTCATGACGCTGTCCCTCTCGTTCGACCACCGCTTCGTGGACGGCGAGCAGGGCTCCCGCTTCCTCGCGGACGTCGGTGCCCTCCTGCGCCGTCCGGGCCTGACCCTGACCATGGTCTGACCGCGTCGGACGCGCCGCGGCCCCGCCCCCCGATCACCGGGGGGGCGGGGCCGTCGTCGTCGCTGGGATCAGTGCGGGCCGCAGGCGCTGCGGGGCCGCGGGGCGCGCTCAGTCGGCGGCGGGCAGTTCCATCACGAGCTCGGTGATGACCTCAGCGCGGGCGTTGGAGAAGACCTTCTCCTTACCGACGGTCTCGAAGCCGCGGCGGGAGAGCACCTTCACGGAGCCCACGTTGTCCTCGGGGACGTGCGCCCGCAGTGGGCGGGCGGTGTGCTCCTCGAGGAACCGGTCCACGGCCGCGGTCGTCAGGCCCAGGCCCCAGTAGTCCTGCGCGGTCCAGAAGGACAGCTCGCCCACGCCGTCCTGCTGGGTGCACACGAGGGCGCCCGCGGCGCGGCCCTCGTGCTCGATGGTCCGCACAATGGTGTCCTCGTCCCCGAGCAGGTGGGCCCAGTGGTAGTCGAAAACGCCGCGGTCCCGGGGGTTGCGGGGGGCGAAGGCGGACATCAGGTTGGCCTGCTCGTCCTGCTGGTGGAGGAAGAACTCGTCCAGATCCTCGGGTCGGACGTCACGAAGAAGCACGGCGGTGGACCTCTCGGGGCGGGGTTCGACGGCGTCCGCCGTCACGGTACCGGCCACCGTACCACCGGGCACGACGCCGGCCCGCCGGGCCGGTGCCGCCCGCTCAGTCCTCGCCGGGCAACGGTCCGGGGGCCGTGGCCGCGTCCCAGGCCATGGCCGCGAGGGTCGCGCGGCGGGCCGCGCGGTCGGCCGCGGTGCGCCGCACTGAGCGGGGGGTGGAGTTGAGCAGGCCCAGCACGGCCTGGGCGCGGAACACGGCGGTGGCCTGGTCCTCGTGGGGGTGGACGACCTGCAGCTGGCGCGCCCACACGTCGATGTAGGCGCGCTGGGTGCGCGTGATGGCCGTGCGTGCGCCGTCGGGCAGGGCGGACATGTCGCGGTCCTGCACGCGGATCACGTCGCGCTGGGCGAGGGCGAAGTCCGCCTGGAAGCCGATGAGGGCCCGCAGGGTCTCCGCCCCCGGCGCGTGCTGCGCCTCGGCGGCCAGCCCGCCGTTGAGCAGGTCCTGTGAGGCCGTGTCGAGGATCGCCGTGAGCACGGCGGCCTTGCCGGCGAAGTGGCGGTAGATGGCGGGTCCGCTGATCCCGACGGCGGCGCCGATGTCCTCGAGGCGGACCGCGTCGAAGCCCCGGGCTGCGAACAGTCGCGCCGCGGCCGCGAGCAGGTCCACCCGGCGTCGGGCCTTGGCGGCCTCCCGGGCGGTCGGCGGGGTCGCCGGGGCGGCGGGGGACGCGGGATCGGCGGCGGGCATGGGATCCACTGTAGGGCGGGACGAGGCGCGCCGGGCGCCCGGTCGACGTCGGTGACGATCGTCACTACACTGAGGCTCAGTTCAGTTAGTCGTCATTCACTGAAGGGGGTCTCATGACCGCCAGCATCCCGGCCCCGGCCGCGCAGTCCGCGCCCACCGTGGCCGAGCGCAACGCGGCCGGCCATGCCCGGCTCGAGCAGGAGCTCGCCGACCTCGTCGCCCGCACGTCGCTCGGCGGGCCCGAGCGCTCGCGCGAGCGCCACACCGGCCGCGGCAAGCTGCTGGTGCGGGACCGCATCGACGCGCTGCTCGACGAGGGCTCGCCCTTCCTCGAGGTCGGCGCGCTGGCCGCGCACGGCATGTACGGCGGGGACAGCCCCGCCGCCGGCGTCGTGGCGGGCATCGGCCTGGTCCACGGCCGCCTCGTGATGGTGGTGGGCAACGACGCCACCGTGAAGGGCGGCACCTACTACCCCATGACGGTGAAGAAGCACCTGCGGGCCCAGGAGATCGCCCTGGAGAACCGCCTGCCGTGCATCTACCTCGTGGACTCCGGCGGCGCGTTCCTGCCCCGCCAGGACGAGGTCTTCCCGGACCGCGAGCACTTCGGCCGCATCTTCCGGAACCAGGCGCTGCTCTCCTCGCAGCGCATCCCGCAGCTGGCCGCGGTGTGCGGCTCCTCCACGGCGGGCGGCGCGTACGTGCCGGCCATGTCGGACGAGACCGTGATCGTGCGCGAGCAGGGCACCATCTTCCTCGGCGGCCCCCCGCTCGTGAAGGCCGCGATCGGGGAGGACATCTCGCCCGAGGACCTCGGCGGCGGCCGGCTGCACGCCGAGCGCTCCGGCGTCGCGGACCACCTGGCGGACGACGACCTGCACGCCATGCAGATCCTCCGGGACATCGTGGCCACCCTGCCCCCGGCCGAGGCGCCGGCCTGGGAGGTCGCCCCCGCCGCGGAGCCCGCCAAGGACCCGGCCGAGCTGACCAGCGTCGTGCCCGTGGACGTGAACACCCCCTACGACGTGCGCGAGGTGATCGACCGCCTCGTGGACGGCGGCTCCGTCCACGAGTTCAAACCCCTCCACGGCACCACCCTGGTCACCGCGTTCGCACGGATCGACGGCCATCCCGTGGGTGTCCTCGCCAACAACGGCATCCTGTTCGGCGACTCCGCCCGCAAGGGTGCGCACTTCATCGAACTGTGCGACCAGCGCGGCATCCCGCTGCTGTTCCTGCAGAACATCTCCGGCTTCATGGTGGGCCGGGACGCGGAGACCGGCGGCATCGCGCGCGACGGCGCCAAGATGGTCACCGCCGTCGCCACCGCCCGCGTGCCCAAGCTGACCGTGGTGATCGGCGGCTCGTTCGGCGCCGGCAACTACGCGATGTGCGGCCGCGCCTACTCACCCCGCTTCCTGTGGATGTGGCCGAACGCGCGCATCTCCGTGATGGGCGGCCCGCAGGCCTCCTCCGTGCTCACGCAGATCAAGCAGGACCAGCGGGCCGCCGCGGGGGAGGAGCCGATGTCCTCCGAGGAGGTCGAGGCCTTCCAGGCGCCGGTCCGTCGGCAGTACGAGGACCAGGGCAGCCCCCTGTACTCCACCGCCCGCCTCTGGGACGACGGGGTGATCACCCCCGGCCAGACCCGCCGGGTGCTCTCCCTGGCCCTCGACGTCATCTCCCGTTCCCCGCTGCCGGACTCCCGGTTCGGCCTGTTCCGCATGTGAGGCACCCGTGACCGAGAACCACGCCCAGGGGACGCCCCTGTTCGACACCGTGCTGGTGGCCAACCGCGGCGAGATCGCCGTGCGCGTCATCCGCACCCTGCGCCGCCTCGGCATCCGCTCGGTGGCCGTGCACTCCGACGCCGACGCCGACGCGCGGCACGTCCGCGAGGCGGACACGGCGGTCCGCCTCGGCCCGGCCCCGGCCCGCGAGTCGTACCTGGACATCGGCGCCGTCGTCGACGCCGCGCGCCGCACCGGCGCCCAGGCCGTGCACCCCGGCTACGGCTTCCTGTCCGAGAACGCCGACATCGCCCGCGCGCTGGAGGCGGCCGGCATCGTGTTCGTGGGCCCTCCCGTGGGCTCGCTCGACGCGATGGCGGACAAGATCCGCGCGAAGGAGACCGTGGCCGCGTACGACGTGCCGGTGGTCCCCGGCATCCAGGACCCCACGCTCACCGACGCGCAGATCACGGCCGAGGCCGAGCGCGTCGGCTTCCCGCTGCTGATCAAGCCCTCCGCGGGAGGCGGCGGCAAGGGCATGGTGGCCGTGCGCGCCGCCGAGGAGCTGCCCGGCGCCCTCGCCTCGGCCCGGCGCACGGCGCGCTCCGCGTTCGGCGACGACACGCTGCTGCTCGAGCGGCTCATCACCGCGCCCCGGCACGTCGAGGTGCAGGTGTTCGCGGACGCCCACGGCGCCACCGTGCACCTGGGTGAGCGCGAGTGCTCCCTGCAGCGCCGCCACCAGAAGGTGATCGAGGAGGCCCCCGCGCCCCTGCTGACCGGGCTGGCGCACGGGGCCGAGCTCCGCGAGCGCCTGGGCCGGGCCGCCGTGGACGCGGCCGTGTCCGTGGGCTATCGCGGCGCCGGCACCGTCGAGTTCCTCGTCTCGGACGAGAACCCGGACGAGTTCTTCTTCATGGAGATGAACACCCGCCTGCAGGTGGAGCACCCGGTCTCCGAGGAGGTCGTCCGGGTGCGCGGACAGCGCCTGGACTTCGTGGAGCTGCAGCTGCGCATCGCCGCGGGGGAGCCGCTCGGCTTCGCCCAGGAGGACGTGACCCTCGACGGCGCCGCCGTCGAGGCCCGCGTCTACGCGGAGGACCCCGCGAACGGCTTCCTGCCCTCCACCGGGCCGGTGCTGCGCTGGCGCGAGCCCGCCGGAGAGGGCGTCCGCGTCGACACGCTCCTGCTGCCCTCCCGGCCGACCGAGGAGCGCGCGTTCGGCTCTGGGCCCGCCACCGCCGTCGGCGCCGTGGACCCCGTGGACGTCGACGGCGCTCAGCCCGAGATCACCGGCTTCTACGACCCGATGATCGCCAAGCTCATCACCCGCGGCGCCGACCGCACCGAGGCCCTCGAGCGGCTCGACGCCGCGCTCGCGGACACCGTGCTGTTCGGCGTCCGCTCCAACCTGGGCTGGCTGCGCGAGCTCGCTGCCCGCACGGATGTGCGGACCGGCCGGCTCACCACCGAGCTGATCGACGGCCTCGAGGCGTGGACCGCCCCCGCGCTGCCCGAGGACCTCGCCGCGCTCGCGGCCGAGGCCCTGGCCGACGTGTCCGAGGACGCGGCCGCCGCCGAACGCCGCGCGGCCGGCACCGCGTGGGCCCGGGCGGACGGCTGGCGCGGCGCGGGCGCCCCGCAGCCCGGGATGCGCGTCCGGGTGGGGGACGAGGACCGGATCCTCACCGCCCCCGCCGCCGACGCCGAGGTGGACGAGGACGCCGGAGCCCTGGCGGGTGTCAACCTCCTGGCCGGTGACCCGCGGGACCCGCGCTCGGCGTGGCTGCACCGCGACGGCGCCGCGTGGCAGGTCCGCCGCCTCACCCGGGCCGAGGTGGTCGAGGCCGCCCGCGCGGCCGCGGCCGCGCGCCGTGCTCCGGCCGGCGCAGCGTCGCCCGAGGCACGCACGCCCATGCCGGGCACCGTCGTCGCCGTGTCCGTGGACACCGGGGACACCGTGGCCGCGGGCCAGGAGCTGGCGGTGGTCGAGGCCATGAAGATGGAGCACCCCGTCACGGCCGCCGTCGCCGGCGTCGTGACCGTCCACGTCGCCGAGGGCGACGCCGTGGCCGCGCAGGCGTTGATCGCCGTCGTCGAACCCGTCGAGCACGCAGCACCCGCAGAGAACACCTGAGAACAGGAGAGGACCATGAGCACCAAGCACCGCACCCTGCCCGCCCTCGAGGAGGACTACCAGGTCCTCTCCGACACCGTCCGCGAGTTCGCCGACGAGGTCGTGGCCCCGGTCTCCGCCGAGCTGGACGCCAAGCACGAGTTCCCGTACGAGATCGTGGCCCAGATGGGCGAGATGGGCCTGTTCGGCCTGCCGTTCCCCGAGGAGTACGGCGGCATGGGCGGCGACTACTTCGCCCTGGCCCTGGCGCTCGAGCAGCTCGGCCGCGTCAACCAGTCCGTGGCCATCACCCTCGAGGCCGGCGTCTCCCTGGGCGCCATGCCGCTGCTGAAGTTCGGCACCGAGGAGCAGAAGCAGCGCTGGCTGCCGGACCTCGTGGCCGGCACGCACCTGGCCGGCTTCGGCCTCACCGAGCCGGGCGCGGGCTCCGACGCCGGCGGCACCCAGACCACCGCCGCGCTCGAGGACGGCCAGTGGCGCATCAACGGCGCCAAGGAGTTCATCACCAATTCCGGCACGGACATCACCTCGCTCATCACCGTCACCGCCGTGACCGGCACCGTGGAGGGCAGGACCGGCCATGACGGCCGCCCCGCCAAGGAGATCTCCACGATCCTCGTGCCCGCCGGCACCGAGGGCTTCTCCGTGGCCAAGGCCTACGACAAGGTCGGCTGGAACTCCTCGGACACCCACGCCCTGCACTTCACGGACGCGCGCGTGCCGGAGGAGAACCTGCTGGGCGCCCGCGGCCGCGGCTTCGCCAACTTCCTCGAGATCCTGGACGAGGGCCGCATCGCCATCGCGGCCCTGGCCACCGGCGCGGCCCAGGGATGCGTGGACGAGTCGGTCGCCTACGCCAAGCAGCGGACCTCGTTCGGCCAGAAGATCGGGCAGTTCCAGGCCGTGTCCTTCAAGATCGCCCGCATGCAGGCCCGCGCGCACGCCGCCCGCCTGGCCTACTACGAGGCCGCCCAGAAGATGCTGGCCGGCAAGCCGTTCAAGACCGAGGCCGCCATGGCCAAGCTGATCGCCGGCGAGGCCGCCATGGACAACGCCCGGGACGCCACCCAGGTGTTCGGCGGCTACGGCTTCATGAACGAGACCCTCGTGGCCCGTCACTACCGCGACTCCAAGATCCTCGAGGTCGGCGAGGGCACCACCGAGGTGCAGCTCATGCTGATCGCCCGCGAGCTGGGCCTCTGACGTGACGGAACGCGTCGAGATCGAGCAGCGGGGCCGCTACGCGGACGAGCTGGCGGTCGGTCAGGTCTACCTGCACCGGCCCGGCCGCACGCTCACTGAGGCGGACAACGTGCTGTTCACCACCCTCACCATGAACCCGCAGGCCCTGCACCTGGACCACGCGTACGCGGCGGCCCAGCCGTTCGGCCGACCGCTGGTCAACTCGATGCTGTCGCTGTCCACCCTGGTGGGCCTCGCCGTCGGGCAGACCACGCAGGGCACGCTCGTGGCCCAGCTCGGCCTGGGGGAGATCGCGTTCCCGAAGCCGGTCTTCCACGGGGACACGCTCTACGGGCGCTCCGAGGTCACCGCGATCCGCGAGTCCTCCTCGCGGCCGGGGCAGCGGATCGTCACGTTCGCGATGACGGGGGAGAACCAGCACGGCGACGTCGTCGTCCGCGCCCAGCGCACGTGCCTGATGTGGACCGCGCAGGCGCACGCGGAGGCCAAGGCGAAGGCCGCCGACGCCGCAGGGACGGGAGAGCGGGCATGAGCGCGCTGAGCCTCGGACCGGCCGTCATGTTCACCCCGGCGGACCGCCCCGAGCGGTACGCCACGGCGCTCGAACGCGCGGACGCGGTGATCCTCGACCTCGAGGACGCCGTCATCCCGGAGGCCCGGCCCGCCGCGCGGGACGCCGTCGCGGCGGCCTGGGCGGGGCGGGCGACGGGCGGGGTCGACGGCGGCCCGCTGGACGAGGACCGCGTGGTGGTGCGCGTGAACCCCGCGGGCACCGCGGACCACGACGCCGACCTGGCCATGCTCGCCGGGACGGGCTGGCGCACGCTCATGCTCGCCAAGGCCGAGTCCGCCGCGCAGGTGGACGGGGTCGTCGCCGCCCTCGGACCGCAGACCCGCGTCGTCGCCCTGTGCGAGACCGCGGCCGGGATCCTCGCCGCCGCCGAACTGGCCGCCCACCCGCACGTGGGTGCGCTGATGTGGGGCGCCGAGGACCTCGTGGCGTCGATGGGCGGCAGCTCCTCCCGCACCCCCGAGGGCGCCTACCGCTCCGTGGTC is from Micrococcus luteus NCTC 2665 and encodes:
- a CDS encoding alpha-ketoacid dehydrogenase subunit beta → MTFGRAINRGLHRALADDPKVLLMGEDIGALGGVFRITDGLQAEFGEDRVLDTPLAESGIVGTAIGLAMRGYRPVVEIQFDGFVYPAFDQIVANLAKLRARTRGAVPMPVTIRIPFGGGIGSPEHHSESPEAYFLHTAGLRVVSPSSPQEGYDLIRAAIASEDPVVYLEPKRRYHDKGDVDLGVAIPPMSPARILREGRDATLVAYGPLVKTALQAAEVAAEEGVEVEVVDLRSLSPLDTGLVESSVRRTGRLVVAHEASRTGGLGAELVATVAERAFHWLEAPPVRVTGMDVPYPPSKLEHLHLPDLDRILDGLDRALGRPNSLDSVDAFAAPETAEQFLAAQNAGEETR
- a CDS encoding TetR/AcrR family transcriptional regulator encodes the protein MPAADPASPAAPATPPTAREAAKARRRVDLLAAAARLFAARGFDAVRLEDIGAAVGISGPAIYRHFAGKAAVLTAILDTASQDLLNGGLAAEAQHAPGAETLRALIGFQADFALAQRDVIRVQDRDMSALPDGARTAITRTQRAYIDVWARQLQVVHPHEDQATAVFRAQAVLGLLNSTPRSVRRTAADRAARRATLAAMAWDAATAPGPLPGED
- a CDS encoding HpcH/HpaI aldolase/citrate lyase family protein gives rise to the protein MSALSLGPAVMFTPADRPERYATALERADAVILDLEDAVIPEARPAARDAVAAAWAGRATGGVDGGPLDEDRVVVRVNPAGTADHDADLAMLAGTGWRTLMLAKAESAAQVDGVVAALGPQTRVVALCETAAGILAAAELAAHPHVGALMWGAEDLVASMGGSSSRTPEGAYRSVVQHARATVLLAAAAHGAAAWDAVHLDLGDEAGLAAEAEDAVALGCTATVCLHPRQVPVVRSAYTPAPEAVERARRVLAAAEGRHGAFELDGTMVDEVVLAQARAVLRRADAARPASP
- a CDS encoding MaoC family dehydratase; translation: MTERVEIEQRGRYADELAVGQVYLHRPGRTLTEADNVLFTTLTMNPQALHLDHAYAAAQPFGRPLVNSMLSLSTLVGLAVGQTTQGTLVAQLGLGEIAFPKPVFHGDTLYGRSEVTAIRESSSRPGQRIVTFAMTGENQHGDVVVRAQRTCLMWTAQAHAEAKAKAADAAGTGERA
- a CDS encoding carboxyl transferase domain-containing protein translates to MTASIPAPAAQSAPTVAERNAAGHARLEQELADLVARTSLGGPERSRERHTGRGKLLVRDRIDALLDEGSPFLEVGALAAHGMYGGDSPAAGVVAGIGLVHGRLVMVVGNDATVKGGTYYPMTVKKHLRAQEIALENRLPCIYLVDSGGAFLPRQDEVFPDREHFGRIFRNQALLSSQRIPQLAAVCGSSTAGGAYVPAMSDETVIVREQGTIFLGGPPLVKAAIGEDISPEDLGGGRLHAERSGVADHLADDDLHAMQILRDIVATLPPAEAPAWEVAPAAEPAKDPAELTSVVPVDVNTPYDVREVIDRLVDGGSVHEFKPLHGTTLVTAFARIDGHPVGVLANNGILFGDSARKGAHFIELCDQRGIPLLFLQNISGFMVGRDAETGGIARDGAKMVTAVATARVPKLTVVIGGSFGAGNYAMCGRAYSPRFLWMWPNARISVMGGPQASSVLTQIKQDQRAAAGEEPMSSEEVEAFQAPVRRQYEDQGSPLYSTARLWDDGVITPGQTRRVLSLALDVISRSPLPDSRFGLFRM
- the pdhA gene encoding pyruvate dehydrogenase (acetyl-transferring) E1 component subunit alpha produces the protein MTLVDHTRPTGGQSAGSPPPAGPAEAVMLQVLDTEGRRRPQPELDPWIEDVDAAALAALYRQMAVVRRLDVEATHLQRQGELALWPPLLGQEAAQVGSAVALRPDDFVFPSYRENGVALLRGVPALDLLRVWRGSTFSSWDPNETRVATQQIIIGAQALHAVGYAMGVQRDQADVATIVYFGDGATSQGDVNEAMVFSASYQAPVVFFCQNNHWAISEPVRLQTRRSIADRPWGFGIPSMRVDGNDVLAVLAATRAAVERAADGGGPTFVEAVTYRMGPHTTADDPTRYRDDAELEAWKARDPLTRVEAHLRTLDVDVDAVLAQAQAEADELAAEVRRALEALEEDGADRLFDEIYAEPHQELERQRREHALYLQQFDDEEAGA
- a CDS encoding acyl-CoA dehydrogenase family protein, with the translated sequence MSTKHRTLPALEEDYQVLSDTVREFADEVVAPVSAELDAKHEFPYEIVAQMGEMGLFGLPFPEEYGGMGGDYFALALALEQLGRVNQSVAITLEAGVSLGAMPLLKFGTEEQKQRWLPDLVAGTHLAGFGLTEPGAGSDAGGTQTTAALEDGQWRINGAKEFITNSGTDITSLITVTAVTGTVEGRTGHDGRPAKEISTILVPAGTEGFSVAKAYDKVGWNSSDTHALHFTDARVPEENLLGARGRGFANFLEILDEGRIAIAALATGAAQGCVDESVAYAKQRTSFGQKIGQFQAVSFKIARMQARAHAARLAYYEAAQKMLAGKPFKTEAAMAKLIAGEAAMDNARDATQVFGGYGFMNETLVARHYRDSKILEVGEGTTEVQLMLIARELGL
- a CDS encoding dihydrolipoamide acetyltransferase family protein gives rise to the protein MSQKTFRLPDLGEGLTESEIVTWRVAEGDAVTVNQVLADVETAKAVVEVSSPFAGVVAALHGAEGETLEVGAPLVTFTLEGAEPDVGGPAEADGRVPTLVGYGAAPDTGKPGRRARRGSAAPATSAAPAGEPARGQAPSTSEAAPAGAGRPQPEAAEPVRADAAPEAVRGAASGERPRCTPPVRLYARRAGVDLEQVTGTGVGGVITRADVEAFLAGGGQPAAAATPPQSGAESGSTGGVRTLGGRPRTEAVPVKGVRKATAAAMVQSAFTAPHVTEFLQVDVTETMELLAELKASREFRDVKLTPMTLAAKACLVAMERTPDVNARWDEAAGAIVQQNFVNLGFAAATPRGLMVPNVKDAQAMSLAELADAIRDLTGLAREGKLSPADLAGGTFTLTNVGVFGVDAGTPIINPGEGAIIAIGQVRRMPWEHRGEIALRDVMTLSLSFDHRFVDGEQGSRFLADVGALLRRPGLTLTMV
- a CDS encoding acetyl/propionyl/methylcrotonyl-CoA carboxylase subunit alpha; translated protein: MTENHAQGTPLFDTVLVANRGEIAVRVIRTLRRLGIRSVAVHSDADADARHVREADTAVRLGPAPARESYLDIGAVVDAARRTGAQAVHPGYGFLSENADIARALEAAGIVFVGPPVGSLDAMADKIRAKETVAAYDVPVVPGIQDPTLTDAQITAEAERVGFPLLIKPSAGGGGKGMVAVRAAEELPGALASARRTARSAFGDDTLLLERLITAPRHVEVQVFADAHGATVHLGERECSLQRRHQKVIEEAPAPLLTGLAHGAELRERLGRAAVDAAVSVGYRGAGTVEFLVSDENPDEFFFMEMNTRLQVEHPVSEEVVRVRGQRLDFVELQLRIAAGEPLGFAQEDVTLDGAAVEARVYAEDPANGFLPSTGPVLRWREPAGEGVRVDTLLLPSRPTEERAFGSGPATAVGAVDPVDVDGAQPEITGFYDPMIAKLITRGADRTEALERLDAALADTVLFGVRSNLGWLRELAARTDVRTGRLTTELIDGLEAWTAPALPEDLAALAAEALADVSEDAAAAERRAAGTAWARADGWRGAGAPQPGMRVRVGDEDRILTAPAADAEVDEDAGALAGVNLLAGDPRDPRSAWLHRDGAAWQVRRLTRAEVVEAARAAAAARRAPAGAASPEARTPMPGTVVAVSVDTGDTVAAGQELAVVEAMKMEHPVTAAVAGVVTVHVAEGDAVAAQALIAVVEPVEHAAPAENT
- a CDS encoding GNAT family N-acetyltransferase — its product is MTADAVEPRPERSTAVLLRDVRPEDLDEFFLHQQDEQANLMSAFAPRNPRDRGVFDYHWAHLLGDEDTIVRTIEHEGRAAGALVCTQQDGVGELSFWTAQDYWGLGLTTAAVDRFLEEHTARPLRAHVPEDNVGSVKVLSRRGFETVGKEKVFSNARAEVITELVMELPAAD